In the Streptomyces formicae genome, one interval contains:
- a CDS encoding phosphoribosyl-ATP diphosphatase, producing MSKKTFEELFAELQHKAVNGDPATSRTAELVDKGVHAIGKKVVEEAAEVWMAAEHEGKEAAAEEISQLLYHIQVMMIARGISLDDVYAHL from the coding sequence ATGTCCAAGAAGACTTTCGAGGAGCTCTTCGCCGAGCTCCAGCACAAGGCCGTCAACGGCGACCCCGCGACCTCCCGCACCGCCGAGCTGGTCGACAAGGGCGTCCATGCCATCGGCAAGAAGGTCGTCGAGGAGGCCGCCGAAGTGTGGATGGCCGCCGAGCACGAGGGCAAGGAAGCCGCCGCCGAGGAGATCTCGCAGCTCCTCTACCACATCCAGGTGATGATGATCGCCCGCGGCATCTCCCTCGACGACGTGTACGCCCACCTCTGA
- the hisG gene encoding ATP phosphoribosyltransferase, translated as MLRIAVPNKGSLSGPASAMLHEAGYQQRKESKELVLVDPDNEVEFFYLRPKDIAIYVSAGKLDIGITGQDLLIDSGADAEVILPLGFARSTFRFAAKPGTANGIEDLAGKTVATSYEGIVAKHLANSGIDASVVHLDGAVETAIELGVAQVIADVVETGTSLRNAGLEVFGEPIMKSEAVVIRGAGADADDPKVQQFLRRLQGVLVARSYVMMDYDCRAEHLEQAVALTPGLESPTISPLHNEGWVAVRSMVPAKEAQRIMDDLYAIGARAILTTAIHACRL; from the coding sequence ATGCTGCGCATCGCCGTCCCCAACAAGGGTTCACTGTCCGGACCTGCGTCGGCGATGCTCCATGAGGCCGGATACCAGCAGCGCAAGGAGTCCAAGGAACTCGTCCTGGTCGACCCGGACAACGAGGTCGAGTTCTTCTACCTGCGCCCCAAGGACATCGCGATCTACGTGTCGGCGGGCAAGCTCGACATCGGCATCACCGGACAGGACCTCCTGATCGACTCCGGCGCCGACGCCGAGGTCATCCTGCCGCTCGGCTTCGCCCGCTCCACCTTCCGCTTCGCCGCCAAGCCCGGCACCGCGAACGGCATCGAGGACCTGGCGGGCAAGACCGTCGCCACCTCGTACGAGGGAATCGTCGCCAAGCACCTCGCGAACAGCGGGATCGACGCCTCCGTCGTCCACCTGGACGGCGCCGTCGAGACCGCCATCGAGCTGGGCGTCGCCCAGGTCATCGCGGACGTCGTGGAGACCGGCACCTCGCTGCGGAACGCGGGCCTGGAGGTGTTCGGCGAGCCGATCATGAAGTCCGAGGCGGTCGTCATCCGGGGCGCGGGCGCCGACGCGGACGACCCCAAGGTGCAGCAGTTCCTGCGCCGCCTCCAGGGCGTCCTGGTCGCCAGGTCGTACGTGATGATGGACTACGACTGCCGCGCCGAGCACCTGGAGCAGGCCGTCGCCCTCACCCCGGGCCTGGAGTCGCCGACCATCTCCCCGCTGCACAACGAGGGCTGGGTGGCCGTCCGCTCCATGGTGCCCGCCAAGGAGGCCCAGCGGATCATGGACGACCTGTACGCCATCGGCGCGCGGGCCATCCTGACCACCGCCATCCACGCCTGCCGCCTCTGA
- the ribH gene encoding 6,7-dimethyl-8-ribityllumazine synthase, translating to MSGKGAPELSVKNCGDLRVAVIAAQWHEKVMDGLVDGALRALHELGISEPTVLRVPGSFELPVVAKVLAGRGYDAIVALGVVIRGGTPHFEYVCQGVTQGLTQVSVDTGVPIGFGVLTCDTEEQALDRAGIEGSREDKGHEAVTAAVATATTLRTVSEPWR from the coding sequence GTGAGCGGCAAGGGTGCACCCGAACTGAGCGTGAAGAACTGCGGCGACCTGCGGGTCGCGGTGATCGCCGCGCAGTGGCACGAGAAGGTCATGGACGGCCTGGTGGACGGCGCCCTGCGCGCCCTGCACGAGCTCGGCATCAGCGAGCCGACGGTCCTGCGCGTGCCGGGCAGCTTCGAGCTGCCGGTCGTCGCCAAGGTCCTCGCGGGACGCGGCTACGACGCGATCGTCGCGCTCGGCGTCGTCATCCGCGGCGGCACACCGCACTTCGAGTACGTGTGCCAGGGCGTCACCCAGGGCCTCACCCAGGTCTCCGTGGACACCGGAGTGCCGATCGGCTTCGGCGTGCTGACCTGCGACACCGAGGAGCAGGCCCTGGACCGCGCGGGCATCGAGGGATCCCGCGAGGACAAGGGGCACGAAGCGGTCACCGCGGCCGTGGCCACCGCGACCACGCTGCGCACCGTCTCCGAACCCTGGCGCTGA
- a CDS encoding AAA family ATPase — protein sequence MDFDAVGSPAPADLAWLRGVDAYTMGAYPQAEEEFRTAVRMDPGMADGWLGLHALRIDTTTALLRMFQHRERFGEQRARHTRTLNSWYWLGWWVQPVLESTRDLLLAHASHWLDGRHVPELDRALAGLPPVDADPQVRFLHACRSYLVKDWDQLVRHTDSLIDDPMLGIEAGLFGGMARVRLEMYGQADPLLSAALMRCRSEQPQRKELRYWLARAHEGTGRSAAALPLYRAVHRVDPAFMDTSARLAAIAEGDGYDEAADLAAAISLAGAGPDLLEGPEGIEPLFGAEGRDLKVTDPEPPPGGGPPGPSGTDAVREKAVIPIKAGTPQLPPGPTDPALLEAALAELERMVGLEPVKRQVKALSAQLNMARLRAAQGLPVQPPKRHFVFSGPSGTGKTTVARILGRVFYALGLLGGDHLVEAQRADLVGEYLGQTAVKANELIDSAIGGVLFVDEAYSLSNSGYGKGDAYGDEALQVLLKRAEDNRDHLVVILAGYPEGMDRLLAANPGLSSRFTTRVDFPSYRPLELTSIGEVLAADNGDVWDEEALEELRSISGHVVDQAWIDELGNGRFLRTLYEKSCAYRDLRLSGYPGAPDRDDLSTLRLPDLMQAYGEVLSGRGPQNPSGI from the coding sequence ATGGACTTCGACGCGGTGGGCTCACCCGCCCCGGCCGACCTCGCCTGGCTGAGGGGCGTCGACGCCTACACGATGGGCGCCTATCCGCAGGCGGAGGAGGAGTTCCGCACGGCGGTGCGGATGGATCCCGGGATGGCCGACGGCTGGCTCGGGCTGCACGCGCTGCGCATCGACACGACGACGGCGCTCCTTCGGATGTTCCAGCACAGGGAACGCTTCGGGGAGCAGCGCGCCCGGCACACGCGGACCCTCAATTCCTGGTACTGGCTGGGCTGGTGGGTCCAGCCCGTCCTGGAGAGCACCCGCGACCTGCTGCTCGCGCACGCCTCGCACTGGCTGGACGGACGCCACGTGCCCGAGCTCGACCGGGCGCTCGCCGGACTGCCGCCGGTCGACGCGGATCCGCAGGTGCGCTTCCTGCACGCCTGCCGGTCCTACCTGGTCAAGGACTGGGACCAGTTGGTGCGCCACACCGACTCGCTGATCGACGATCCGATGCTGGGCATCGAGGCCGGTCTCTTCGGCGGCATGGCCCGGGTACGCCTGGAGATGTACGGCCAGGCGGATCCGCTCCTGTCGGCCGCCCTGATGCGCTGCCGCAGCGAGCAGCCGCAGCGCAAGGAGCTGCGCTACTGGCTGGCCCGCGCGCACGAGGGCACCGGACGCTCGGCTGCGGCCCTGCCGCTGTACCGCGCGGTGCACCGCGTCGACCCCGCCTTCATGGACACCTCCGCGCGGCTCGCGGCGATCGCCGAGGGCGACGGGTACGACGAGGCGGCCGACCTGGCCGCCGCGATCAGCCTGGCGGGGGCGGGACCCGACCTGCTCGAAGGGCCCGAGGGCATCGAGCCGCTGTTCGGCGCCGAGGGCCGGGACCTGAAGGTCACCGACCCCGAACCGCCGCCGGGCGGCGGGCCTCCCGGGCCTTCGGGTACCGACGCGGTCCGCGAGAAGGCGGTCATCCCGATCAAGGCGGGCACGCCCCAGCTGCCACCGGGGCCCACCGACCCCGCGCTCCTGGAGGCCGCGCTCGCCGAGCTGGAGCGCATGGTCGGCCTCGAACCGGTCAAACGCCAGGTCAAGGCGCTCTCCGCGCAGTTGAACATGGCACGGCTGCGGGCGGCGCAGGGCCTGCCCGTCCAGCCGCCGAAACGACACTTCGTCTTCTCAGGACCCTCGGGCACCGGCAAGACCACCGTGGCCCGCATCCTCGGCCGGGTCTTCTACGCGCTCGGACTGCTCGGCGGCGACCACCTGGTGGAGGCGCAGCGCGCCGATCTGGTCGGCGAGTACCTGGGCCAGACCGCGGTGAAGGCCAACGAGCTGATCGACTCGGCGATCGGCGGCGTCCTCTTCGTCGACGAGGCGTACTCCCTGTCCAACTCGGGCTACGGCAAGGGCGACGCGTACGGCGACGAGGCCCTCCAGGTCCTCCTCAAACGCGCCGAGGACAACCGCGACCACCTCGTGGTGATCCTGGCCGGTTACCCCGAGGGCATGGACCGGCTGCTCGCCGCCAACCCCGGACTCTCCTCGCGCTTCACGACCCGCGTGGACTTCCCCTCGTACCGCCCCTTGGAACTCACCTCCATCGGCGAGGTGCTGGCGGCCGACAACGGAGACGTGTGGGACGAGGAGGCACTCGAAGAGCTGCGGTCCATCAGCGGGCACGTCGTCGACCAGGCGTGGATCGACGAGCTCGGCAACGGCCGCTTCCTGCGCACGCTGTACGAGAAGAGCTGCGCCTACCGCGACCTGCGCCTGTCCGGCTATCCGGGCGCCCCCGACCGCGACGACCTGTCGACGCTGCGCCTGCCGGACCTGATGCAGGCGTACGGAGAGGTGCTCTCGGGGCGGGGACCGCAGAACCCGTCCGGCATCTGA
- a CDS encoding hemolysin family protein, giving the protein MSLLQLLFAVLLVLANGFFVGAEFALVSVRRSQIEPLDSKRARQVLYGLEHLPQMMAAAQFGITVCSLTLGAVAEPTVAHLLEPLFEAVHLPDGMIHPLGYVIALAVVVFLHLVIGEMVPKNLAMAAPEKTALWFSPGLVAFARLCRPVTVALGACAKVVLKVFGVEPKDEVEAVFTSEQLNRLVEDSGQAGLLDPEEQERLEDALELGSRPVTDVLLDGASLITVGPSVTPGQVVELTGRTGYSRFPVRAENGAFMGYLHVKDVLDLEETDRAVPQQVWRPMTTLRAELPLDDALTVMRRAATHLAQVADGAGKVLGLVALEDVLELLVGEVRDPAHRVAVPRTAQERRATGAREARGGALVG; this is encoded by the coding sequence ATGAGCCTGCTGCAACTCCTGTTCGCCGTCCTGCTCGTGCTTGCCAACGGCTTCTTCGTGGGCGCCGAGTTCGCGCTCGTCTCCGTACGCCGCAGCCAGATCGAGCCGCTGGATTCCAAGCGGGCCCGCCAGGTCCTCTACGGCCTCGAACACCTGCCGCAGATGATGGCGGCCGCCCAGTTCGGCATCACCGTCTGCTCGTTGACGCTCGGCGCGGTCGCCGAGCCGACCGTCGCGCATCTCCTGGAGCCGCTCTTCGAGGCGGTCCACCTGCCCGACGGCATGATCCACCCGCTCGGCTACGTGATCGCGCTCGCCGTCGTCGTCTTCCTCCACCTCGTCATCGGCGAGATGGTCCCGAAGAACCTCGCGATGGCGGCGCCGGAGAAGACCGCGCTCTGGTTCAGCCCGGGGCTCGTCGCCTTCGCGCGTCTGTGCCGTCCGGTGACGGTGGCGCTCGGCGCCTGCGCCAAGGTCGTCCTCAAGGTCTTCGGGGTGGAGCCCAAGGACGAGGTCGAGGCGGTCTTCACCAGCGAGCAGCTGAACCGCCTCGTCGAGGACTCGGGCCAGGCGGGCCTGCTCGACCCCGAGGAGCAGGAGCGCCTCGAGGACGCCCTCGAACTGGGCTCGCGCCCGGTGACGGACGTCCTGCTCGACGGCGCTTCCCTGATCACCGTGGGCCCCTCGGTCACCCCGGGCCAGGTCGTCGAACTCACGGGGCGTACCGGCTACTCGCGCTTCCCGGTCCGCGCGGAGAACGGCGCCTTCATGGGCTACCTCCACGTGAAGGACGTCCTCGACCTGGAGGAGACGGACCGGGCCGTGCCGCAGCAGGTGTGGCGCCCGATGACGACCCTGCGGGCCGAACTCCCGCTGGACGACGCCCTGACCGTGATGCGCCGCGCCGCGACGCATCTCGCGCAGGTCGCCGACGGCGCGGGCAAGGTGCTCGGCCTGGTCGCCCTGGAGGACGTCCTGGAACTCCTGGTCGGCGAGGTCCGCGACCCCGCGCACCGGGTCGCGGTGCCCCGCACGGCGCAGGAGCGACGGGCCACCGGGGCCCGGGAGGCACGCGGCGGCGCCCTCGTGGGCTGA
- a CDS encoding SigE family RNA polymerase sigma factor, with protein sequence MNPQDHERFRDFVDARWSALLRLANLLTGGDRHEAEDLVQIALLKALGRWRHIEDPEGYVRKVMYRHQISRWRLRRPHREPTFATPPERLGVADGTSAADLRITVSGALARLTPRQRTVLVLRYFEDLSETEVAAALGCSVGTVRSTTHRSLARLRTLAPELGLPGQNATTAPHAMSLKGART encoded by the coding sequence ATGAACCCGCAGGACCACGAGAGATTCCGGGACTTCGTCGACGCCCGGTGGAGCGCCTTGCTCCGCCTGGCGAACCTGCTCACGGGCGGCGATCGCCACGAAGCCGAGGACCTTGTGCAGATCGCTCTGCTGAAGGCGCTGGGGCGCTGGCGGCACATCGAGGACCCGGAAGGCTATGTGCGCAAGGTGATGTACCGGCACCAGATCAGCCGCTGGCGGCTGCGCAGACCGCACCGCGAGCCCACGTTCGCCACGCCGCCCGAGCGCCTCGGCGTCGCCGACGGCACGTCCGCAGCGGATCTGCGGATCACCGTCAGCGGGGCGCTGGCCAGGCTGACGCCGCGACAGCGCACCGTGCTCGTGCTGCGCTACTTCGAGGACCTGTCCGAGACGGAGGTCGCGGCCGCGCTCGGCTGCTCGGTGGGCACCGTACGCAGCACCACCCACCGCTCCCTGGCCCGGCTGCGCACCCTCGCGCCGGAGCTGGGCCTCCCCGGCCAGAACGCCACCACCGCCCCGCACGCCATGTCCCTGAAGGGAGCCCGCACATGA
- a CDS encoding PH domain-containing protein, with the protein MTDASAPPALPVTFRPTRTRAVLLTAGAAMFVVLTVVAFLLPTLSPGERTSFVFTGALLCGVLVLLSRPKVVADDSGVTVVNIATSRRLAWAEIVQVNLRPGDPWVFLNLSDGTSLPALGIQPGIARQQAIGDARALRALVDARAPRGD; encoded by the coding sequence ATGACTGACGCTTCCGCCCCGCCCGCCCTGCCCGTCACCTTCCGGCCGACGCGGACCCGGGCCGTCCTGCTCACCGCGGGCGCCGCGATGTTCGTGGTCCTCACGGTCGTCGCCTTCCTGCTGCCCACCCTCAGCCCGGGGGAGCGGACCAGCTTCGTCTTCACCGGCGCGCTGCTCTGCGGCGTGCTCGTGCTGCTCAGCAGGCCCAAGGTGGTCGCCGACGACTCCGGCGTCACCGTCGTCAACATCGCCACCAGCCGACGCCTGGCCTGGGCCGAGATCGTGCAGGTCAACCTCCGCCCGGGCGACCCCTGGGTGTTCCTGAACCTCAGCGACGGCACCAGCCTGCCCGCCCTCGGCATCCAGCCCGGCATCGCCAGGCAGCAGGCCATCGGCGACGCCCGCGCCCTGCGCGCCCTCGTCGACGCCCGGGCGCCTCGCGGGGACTGA
- a CDS encoding bifunctional 3,4-dihydroxy-2-butanone-4-phosphate synthase/GTP cyclohydrolase II: MSVAPVWYSTDNAEDLSLDPVEQAVRDIAAGRPVVVVDDEDRENEGDLVIAAEKATPEIVAFMMSECRGLICAPMEADELDRLRLPQMVEHNTESMSTAFTVSVDASAAHGVSTGISAADRATTLRLLAGGEAAADDFVRPGHIFPLRARPGGVLVRNGHTEAAVDLARLAGLRPAGAIVEIAGEDGKMLRLPELVPFARKHGLTIISIEDLIAYRRSSEPTVRREAEVRLPTAFGDFTAYGYRSTVDGVEHVALVHGDIGEGDDVLARLHSECLTGDIFHSLRCDCGPQLEASMRRVTEEGRGVVVYLRGHEGRGIGLLSKLRAYELQERGSDTLDANLELGLPADSRDYGAGARILDDLGVRSVRLMTNNPDKTAAVLRHGLKVTGREPMPVKAGEHNLRYLRTKRDRMGHDLPWLDTPGASACGNQ; this comes from the coding sequence ATGAGTGTGGCACCGGTCTGGTACAGCACGGACAACGCCGAAGACCTCTCCCTCGACCCCGTCGAGCAGGCCGTCCGCGACATCGCGGCGGGCCGACCCGTCGTGGTCGTCGACGACGAGGACCGCGAGAACGAGGGCGACCTCGTCATCGCCGCGGAGAAGGCGACCCCCGAGATCGTCGCCTTCATGATGAGCGAGTGCCGGGGCCTGATCTGCGCGCCCATGGAGGCCGACGAGCTCGACCGGCTCCGCCTGCCGCAGATGGTCGAGCACAACACCGAGTCGATGAGCACGGCCTTCACCGTCTCCGTCGACGCCTCGGCGGCCCACGGCGTCAGCACCGGTATCTCCGCCGCCGACCGCGCCACCACGCTCCGCCTCCTGGCGGGCGGCGAGGCCGCGGCGGACGACTTCGTGCGCCCGGGGCACATCTTCCCGCTGCGTGCCAGGCCCGGCGGCGTGCTCGTGCGCAACGGCCACACCGAGGCCGCCGTCGACCTCGCCAGGCTCGCCGGTCTTCGCCCCGCCGGGGCCATCGTGGAGATCGCGGGCGAGGACGGGAAGATGCTGCGCCTTCCCGAGCTGGTCCCCTTCGCCCGCAAGCACGGCCTGACGATCATCTCCATCGAGGACCTGATCGCCTACCGCCGCTCCTCGGAGCCGACCGTCCGCCGCGAGGCCGAGGTCCGTCTCCCCACCGCCTTCGGCGACTTCACGGCGTACGGCTACCGCTCCACCGTCGACGGCGTCGAGCACGTCGCCCTCGTGCACGGCGACATCGGCGAGGGCGACGACGTCCTGGCCCGGCTGCACTCCGAGTGCCTCACCGGCGACATCTTCCACTCGCTGCGCTGCGACTGCGGCCCGCAGCTGGAGGCGTCCATGCGGCGCGTCACCGAGGAGGGCCGCGGCGTCGTCGTCTATCTGCGCGGCCACGAGGGGCGCGGCATCGGCCTGCTCTCCAAGCTGCGCGCCTACGAGCTCCAGGAGCGCGGCAGCGACACCCTGGACGCCAACCTGGAGCTCGGCCTGCCCGCCGACTCCAGGGACTACGGCGCGGGCGCCCGGATCCTCGACGACCTCGGCGTACGCAGCGTCCGGCTGATGACCAACAACCCCGACAAGACCGCCGCGGTCCTGCGGCACGGCCTGAAGGTCACCGGGCGCGAGCCCATGCCCGTCAAGGCCGGTGAGCACAACCTGCGCTACCTGCGCACCAAGCGGGACCGCATGGGTCACGACCTGCCGTGGCTGGACACCCCCGGTGCCTCGGCCTGCGGAAACCAGTAA
- a CDS encoding uridine kinase family protein — protein MTRHPDPHSRPHPRTALPRLAEALRGLPPSCGPVRLVAVDGHAGSGKSTFARRLAEALGGAPVLRLDDIASHDALFAWTERLRRTVLDPLARGETAHYAVYDWTERRFGPADRELPPAPVVIVEGVGAGRAALRPFLAQLLWMDVPQEEAWARGRHRDGQVQSDFWDGWEPAELRHFTEDPSRPFAHLLVRQSPEGYELLQGPNETPVGTQVVTLS, from the coding sequence ATGACCAGGCACCCGGACCCACACTCGCGTCCGCACCCGCGCACCGCGCTCCCCCGCCTCGCCGAGGCCCTGCGGGGGCTGCCGCCCTCCTGCGGCCCCGTCCGGCTCGTCGCCGTGGACGGGCACGCGGGCTCGGGGAAGTCGACCTTCGCGCGCCGGCTCGCCGAGGCGCTCGGCGGGGCGCCCGTGCTGCGTCTCGACGACATCGCGAGCCACGACGCCCTGTTCGCCTGGACCGAGCGACTGCGCCGCACCGTCCTGGATCCGCTGGCGCGCGGCGAGACGGCGCATTACGCGGTCTACGACTGGACCGAGCGCCGTTTCGGGCCCGCCGACCGGGAGCTGCCGCCCGCGCCCGTGGTGATCGTCGAGGGGGTCGGCGCGGGCCGCGCGGCGCTGCGCCCCTTCCTCGCCCAGCTGTTGTGGATGGACGTGCCGCAGGAGGAGGCATGGGCGCGGGGACGCCATCGGGACGGACAGGTCCAAAGTGACTTCTGGGACGGATGGGAGCCCGCGGAACTCCGGCACTTCACCGAGGACCCTTCACGGCCGTTCGCTCACCTTTTGGTACGACAGAGTCCCGAGGGATACGAGTTGCTCCAGGGCCCCAATGAGACGCCAGTCGGGACCCAAGTCGTCACACTGAGTTAA
- a CDS encoding peptidase C39 family protein — MSRRTVLATAAAVAAIAATASPALGATGPAARPPRAARLVDNHFWTSYEDWRTGTAEGTAVVAGSRPGLRIAKAAGRTDYTDPHTGTTATWEYARWTSPTHRSTVPATEAIASWNARTPAGTWLQVELRGTYSDKTETPWYVMGRWTAGDDIAVDIRRTSVDDQTDGKSTVWTDTLSLDDTTAALRIVSYRLRLTLYRKPGDTATPTVWRLGAMASAVPDRFTVPASTPGLAKELKVPRYSQEIHAGQYPEYDNGGEAWCSPTSSQMIIEYWGRKPTPEDLAWVDPTYADPQVCHAARFTFDYQYEGCGNWPFNAAYAATYKDLQGVVTRLASLTELESLIAAGIPAITSQSFRKEELTGAGYGTAGHLMTVIGFTAGGDVIANDPASPSDPAVRRVYKRREWENIWLRTKRYNASGKVVSGTGGVCYLYFPTKLSSAQRKALAAVGIR, encoded by the coding sequence ATGTCCCGCAGAACCGTGCTCGCCACGGCCGCCGCGGTGGCCGCCATCGCGGCCACAGCGAGCCCCGCCCTCGGCGCCACGGGGCCCGCCGCCCGCCCGCCGCGCGCGGCCCGTCTCGTGGACAACCACTTCTGGACCTCGTACGAGGACTGGCGCACCGGCACCGCCGAGGGCACCGCCGTGGTCGCGGGGAGCCGCCCCGGGCTGCGCATCGCCAAGGCCGCGGGACGCACCGACTACACCGATCCGCACACCGGCACGACCGCCACCTGGGAGTACGCCCGGTGGACCTCGCCGACCCACCGCTCCACCGTGCCCGCGACGGAGGCCATCGCCTCCTGGAACGCGCGCACCCCGGCGGGCACCTGGCTCCAGGTCGAGCTGCGCGGCACCTACTCCGACAAGACCGAGACCCCTTGGTACGTCATGGGGCGCTGGACCGCGGGCGACGACATCGCGGTCGACATCCGGCGGACCTCGGTCGACGACCAGACCGACGGGAAGTCCACCGTCTGGACGGACACGCTCTCCCTGGACGACACGACGGCGGCCCTGCGGATCGTCTCCTACCGGCTGCGCCTGACGCTGTACCGCAAGCCCGGCGACACCGCGACGCCCACGGTCTGGCGGCTCGGCGCCATGGCCTCTGCGGTCCCCGACCGCTTCACGGTCCCGGCGTCCACGCCGGGCCTGGCCAAGGAACTGAAGGTTCCGCGCTACTCGCAGGAGATCCACGCCGGGCAGTACCCCGAGTACGACAACGGGGGCGAGGCGTGGTGCAGCCCCACCTCCTCGCAGATGATCATCGAGTACTGGGGCCGCAAACCCACCCCCGAAGACCTCGCCTGGGTCGACCCGACCTACGCCGACCCGCAGGTGTGCCACGCGGCCCGCTTCACCTTCGACTACCAGTACGAGGGCTGTGGCAACTGGCCGTTCAACGCCGCGTACGCCGCGACGTACAAGGACCTCCAGGGCGTCGTGACGCGCCTCGCGTCCCTCACGGAGCTGGAGTCGCTGATCGCCGCGGGCATCCCGGCCATAACGTCCCAGTCCTTCCGCAAGGAGGAACTGACCGGCGCGGGCTACGGCACGGCGGGCCACCTGATGACGGTCATCGGCTTCACCGCGGGCGGCGACGTGATCGCCAACGACCCCGCCTCACCGTCCGATCCGGCGGTGCGCCGCGTCTACAAGAGGCGTGAGTGGGAGAACATCTGGCTGCGCACCAAGCGCTACAACGCCTCGGGGAAGGTGGTCTCGGGCACGGGCGGGGTCTGTTACCTCTACTTCCCGACGAAGCTCTCCTCGGCCCAGCGCAAGGCGCTCGCGGCGGTCGGTATCCGCTGA
- a CDS encoding hemolysin family protein: protein MTVPLLLLGAAFLLILANGFFVAAEFGLVTVERPDAEKAAADGDRRARTVVGALKELSFQLSGTQLGITITSLVVGMLAEPALARLLAGPFTAIGVPRGAVGGVAVVVGMLLASAVQMVIGELVPKNWAVSRPLQVARFVAGPQHAFSRLFRPVIALLNAVANRLVRALGVEPAEELASARTPGELVSLARHSAQAGALEQDTADLFVRTLSLAELTAQHVMTPRVKVSALQSSATAEDVVNLTRATGLSRFPVYRERIDEIVGMVHLKDALAVSAHERLRTPVSRIAQSPLLVPQTLPVQPLLGRLRNEQPIAVVVDEYGGTAGVVTLEDIVEELVGEVRDEHDLHDAPELSPAPPEDGGAAWDADGSCRVDTLRRVGLDVPEGPYETVAGLVADLLGRIPAPGDRAELPGLRLAVRQVGHYRAERVRIVATSHTPARTSVAEAVR from the coding sequence ATGACAGTCCCCTTGCTGCTCCTCGGGGCGGCATTCCTGCTGATTCTCGCCAACGGCTTCTTCGTGGCGGCCGAGTTCGGCCTCGTCACCGTGGAACGGCCCGACGCGGAGAAGGCCGCGGCCGACGGCGACCGTCGGGCCCGTACGGTCGTCGGTGCCCTCAAGGAGCTGTCCTTCCAGCTCTCCGGCACCCAACTCGGCATCACCATCACCTCGCTCGTCGTCGGCATGCTCGCCGAACCGGCCCTCGCACGCCTGCTCGCGGGACCGTTCACGGCGATCGGCGTCCCCCGGGGCGCGGTCGGCGGGGTCGCCGTGGTGGTCGGCATGCTCCTCGCCTCCGCCGTGCAGATGGTGATCGGCGAGCTGGTGCCCAAGAACTGGGCGGTGTCCAGGCCGTTGCAGGTCGCGCGGTTCGTCGCGGGCCCGCAGCACGCCTTCTCGCGGCTCTTCCGACCGGTGATCGCCCTGCTCAACGCGGTGGCCAACCGTCTCGTACGCGCCCTGGGCGTCGAGCCCGCCGAGGAGCTGGCGTCCGCCCGCACCCCCGGTGAACTCGTCTCCCTGGCGCGGCACTCGGCGCAGGCCGGCGCCCTGGAGCAGGACACCGCCGACCTCTTCGTCCGCACCCTCTCGCTCGCCGAACTGACCGCGCAGCACGTCATGACGCCGCGCGTGAAGGTCAGCGCCCTCCAGTCGTCGGCGACCGCCGAGGACGTGGTGAACCTGACCAGGGCCACCGGCCTGTCCCGCTTCCCCGTCTACCGCGAGCGGATCGACGAGATCGTCGGCATGGTGCACCTCAAGGACGCCCTCGCGGTCTCCGCCCACGAGCGCCTCAGGACGCCCGTGAGCCGCATCGCGCAGTCCCCGCTGCTCGTCCCCCAGACGCTGCCCGTGCAGCCCCTGCTCGGGCGGCTGCGCAACGAACAGCCCATCGCGGTCGTCGTCGACGAGTACGGCGGCACGGCGGGCGTCGTCACCCTGGAGGACATCGTCGAGGAACTCGTCGGCGAGGTCCGCGACGAGCACGACCTGCACGACGCGCCCGAGCTCAGCCCCGCGCCGCCCGAGGACGGCGGGGCCGCCTGGGACGCCGACGGCAGCTGCCGCGTCGACACGCTGCGGCGCGTCGGGCTCGACGTGCCCGAAGGTCCCTACGAGACGGTGGCCGGACTCGTCGCCGATCTGCTCGGCCGCATCCCCGCCCCCGGCGACCGCGCCGAACTCCCGGGCCTGCGGCTCGCGGTGCGCCAGGTGGGGCACTACCGCGCCGAGCGCGTCAGGATCGTCGCCACCTCGCACACCCCGGCCCGCACGTCCGTCGCGGAGGCGGTCCGATGA